GTGAAGAGCACCCATCGGCACAACCGACGGGATCTGATCGGGCTGGCCTGGCAGTCGGGCCGGGGGAGCACGGCCCTGCTGTTCCTCACCATCGTGATCGGCGGCGTCGGACCCGCCGTCTTCATGCTGCTGGTCGGCGTCGCGGTCGGCCGGCTGCCGGAGGCGGCACGGCTCGGCTTCGACGACGGGGCCGGCCGGGTCGCCGGCCTCGTCGCCGCCGCCGGTGCGGTCTTCCTGGTCACCCAGGTGGCCGGCAAGATCCGGTTCGCGGTCGGTGAGATCCTGGGGCAGCGGATCGAGATCACGCTGCGGGAGCGGGCCATGCGTGCCTGCTCCATCGACGACGGCCTCGACCACCTCCAGGACGACCGGACCCGTGACGACCTGGCGATCCTGTCGGGGGCGGCCGGCGGGCTGCCGCTGGAGCGCGCGGTGGCGGGCCTCGCCGAGGTCACCTCCGCCCTGGTCGGCGCCGTCGGCCCGCTCCTGCTGCTGATGTTCTTCCACGTCTGGGCTGGCGCCGCGGTGGCGCTGGCCTGGTTCGCGGTACGGATCGTCGCGGGGCGCGAGAACGGCAAGCGGCTGGAACTCCTCTTCGGCCAGGCCCACGTCATGCGCCGCGCCGAGTACTTCCGCAAGCTCGCCGTGCAGGGCGCGGCGGCCAAGGAGATCCGGGTCTTCGGGCTCCGGGACTGGGTGCTGGCCCGTCTGGACCAGGAATGGCTGGCCGCCATCCGGCCCACCTGGCGGCGGCGCCGGCCGAGCGACGCCAAGATCCTGCTGCTCTCCTGCGTCCTCGTCGCGGTCTACGGCCTGGTCTTCTGGCGGCTGGTCGACGACGGGGTGAACGGCGGCCTGGAGACCGGGGCGTTCGCCGTCTTCCTGCAGGCGCTCATCGGTGCCTCCGCGGTATCCGGCGGTACGGCGGCGTTCGGACTGGACGTCGCCCTGGCCCCCGTGTCCGCGGTGCGCCGACTGGAGGAGCGCAAGGCCGCCGCCTCTCGTGGCGCGGCGGCCCGCACGGCGAAGGACCTGACGGTACGGCGCCTGGAACTGCGGGACGTGACGTTCGCGTACGACAGCAACGGCGACCCCGCGGCCGACGCCACGACCGACGGCACGGACGCCGCGGCGAACGCCGCGACGGAGCGCGGCGAGGCACACGGCGAGGACCGCGGTGAGCCGTACGGTGAGACGCGCGGCGAGAGCCGCAGCGAGTTGCGCGGCGAGACACGCGTTGCGCCGGACGGTGAGACGCGCGGCGAGAGCCGCGACGAGCTGCCCGGCAAGACACGCGGTGGGGGCGGCGTTGTCCTGCACGGCGAGACGCGCGACGAGTCACACGGTGAGCCGCACGACAAACCGCACGACAAGACCTCCGCCAAGCCGCGCAGCGCCCCGAGGCCCGTCCTCGACGGCGTGTCCTTCAGCGTCGCCGCCGGCGAATCCGTCGCCCTGGTCGGCGAGAACGGCGCGGGCAAGACCACGCTGCTCAAGCTGCTCGCGGGGCTGCTGGATCCCGCCTCGGGCCGGATCGAGGCCGACGGAGTCGCACTGCACGACCTGGGCAGGGCCGACTGGCGGCGGCACCTTGCCATGGTCTTCCAGGACTTCGCCCGCCTTCCGCTCACCGTCGCCGAGAACGTCCACGTACTGCGCGCGGACTCCGGCGACGAGCAGACCCGCAAAACGGTGCTGGACTGCCTCGAACGCGTCGGCCTGGGGGAACGGGTGGCGCGGCTGCCCCACGGCATCGACACCGTCCTCGGCGCCCGGCTGCCGGGCGGCGTCGACTTCTCCGGCGGCGAGTGGCAACGCCTGGCCCTGGCCCGCGCGTTCTTCACCCTCCACCAGGGGGCCCGCGTCCTGCTGGTGGACGAACCCACCGCGAGCATCGACCCGTCCGCGGAGACCGGGTTCTTCGACCGGCTCCTCGACGAGACCGAAGGAATGATCCGCATCGTGGTCTCGCACCGCTTCAACACCGTGCGCCGGGTCGACCGGATCGTCGTCCTGGACCGCGGGCGGGTCGTCGAGTCCGGCTCACACGACGACCTCATGCGCCAGGACGGCCTGTACCGGCGGATGTTCCTCGCCCAGGCCGCGCCGTTCACCGAGCAGGGGGGAGTGCGTTGAGCGTGGACAACTGGCGGGGCACGGCGGCCATGGCACGCCTCGCGCTGCGCACCGATCCGGTGCGCGCGGTCGGCGCCGTGGTCATGACCCTCGCCATCTCGGCCCACCCGGTGCTGGTCGCCCTGCTGATCGGCCGGCTCACCGACGCCGTGGTGAACGGCGACGATGGTACGGCCATGACCTGGGGCATGGTCCTCGCCGCCGCCGTCGCGAGCTGGCTGGCCCTGCTCTGGTACACCTTCGGGCTGCGCACGGTCCTGGAGGAACGCGTCAGGCACGCGGTGGAGATGAACATCGCCGCGATGAGCATGGCGCCGTGGAGCATCGCACATCACGAGGATCCCCAGGTCGCCGAGGAACTCGCCCTCGTCGAACGGGACGTCAACCGGCTCGCCCAGGTGATCATCTTCCTGCTGACCCTCATGGGCGCGCTCGGGCAACTGGCCTTCGCGGTAGTCGTCCTCGCCGACGTGCACCCGGCCCTGCTGCTGCTCCCCGTCCTCGGCCTGGTGCCGGTGTGGGCGAGCCGCCGCGGCGACCGGTGGCGGCAGCGTTCCCTCGAACGTGCCACGCCCGACGACAACCTCGCGCGCGAGATGTACACCGTGATGTGCGGCGCCGGGCACGCGCAGGAGCTGTCGGTGCTCGGCGCGCAGGAGGCCGTACGGGCACGTCACCGTCAGCTCTCCGAGGCCGCCCAGCGCGAGCGGGAGCGCGGAGCCCACCGGTCCTTCCGCGCCCAGGCCGACGCCACCGTCCTGTTCGCGGCCGCCTACGTCGCCGCGGTGGCCGTCGCCGTGCTGGCGGCCGTGGCCGGGAAGGCAGGCGTCGGCGACGTCCTGCTGACCGCGACGCTGGCCGCTCAGGTCACCGGGCAGGTGACCATGGCGACCGACGCGGTGACCCAACTCGTACGCGCCCGGGCCACCGCCGACCGCTACCTGCGGATCGCCGACCTGACCACGGCCGCCGAGGAGGGCGGGCGGGAACCCGGCGACACGGGCGGCGGGCTCTGCCTGCGGGGCGTCACCTTCACCTACCGCGGCGCCGACACCCCCGCCCTGCGGGGTGTCGACCTGGACGTCCCGGGCGGCCGGACCATAGCGGTCGTCGGCGAGAACGGCGCCGGCAAGACCACCCTCGCCAAACTCCTGTGCCGGCTGTACGCCCCGACCGGAGGCACGATCACCTGGCACGGCACCGACCTCGCGGACGTCCGGCCCGATGCCTGGCGGGACGGGGTGTCGGCGGCCTACCAGGACTTCGTCCGGTT
This sequence is a window from Streptomyces sp. NBC_00557. Protein-coding genes within it:
- a CDS encoding ATP-binding cassette domain-containing protein, with the protein product MKSTHRHNRRDLIGLAWQSGRGSTALLFLTIVIGGVGPAVFMLLVGVAVGRLPEAARLGFDDGAGRVAGLVAAAGAVFLVTQVAGKIRFAVGEILGQRIEITLRERAMRACSIDDGLDHLQDDRTRDDLAILSGAAGGLPLERAVAGLAEVTSALVGAVGPLLLLMFFHVWAGAAVALAWFAVRIVAGRENGKRLELLFGQAHVMRRAEYFRKLAVQGAAAKEIRVFGLRDWVLARLDQEWLAAIRPTWRRRRPSDAKILLLSCVLVAVYGLVFWRLVDDGVNGGLETGAFAVFLQALIGASAVSGGTAAFGLDVALAPVSAVRRLEERKAAASRGAAARTAKDLTVRRLELRDVTFAYDSNGDPAADATTDGTDAAANAATERGEAHGEDRGEPYGETRGESRSELRGETRVAPDGETRGESRDELPGKTRGGGGVVLHGETRDESHGEPHDKPHDKTSAKPRSAPRPVLDGVSFSVAAGESVALVGENGAGKTTLLKLLAGLLDPASGRIEADGVALHDLGRADWRRHLAMVFQDFARLPLTVAENVHVLRADSGDEQTRKTVLDCLERVGLGERVARLPHGIDTVLGARLPGGVDFSGGEWQRLALARAFFTLHQGARVLLVDEPTASIDPSAETGFFDRLLDETEGMIRIVVSHRFNTVRRVDRIVVLDRGRVVESGSHDDLMRQDGLYRRMFLAQAAPFTEQGGVR
- a CDS encoding ABC transporter ATP-binding protein; this encodes MDNWRGTAAMARLALRTDPVRAVGAVVMTLAISAHPVLVALLIGRLTDAVVNGDDGTAMTWGMVLAAAVASWLALLWYTFGLRTVLEERVRHAVEMNIAAMSMAPWSIAHHEDPQVAEELALVERDVNRLAQVIIFLLTLMGALGQLAFAVVVLADVHPALLLLPVLGLVPVWASRRGDRWRQRSLERATPDDNLAREMYTVMCGAGHAQELSVLGAQEAVRARHRQLSEAAQRERERGAHRSFRAQADATVLFAAAYVAAVAVAVLAAVAGKAGVGDVLLTATLAAQVTGQVTMATDAVTQLVRARATADRYLRIADLTTAAEEGGREPGDTGGGLCLRGVTFTYRGADTPALRGVDLDVPGGRTIAVVGENGAGKTTLAKLLCRLYAPTGGTITWHGTDLADVRPDAWRDGVSAAYQDFVRFETEAGHVVGLGDLPRIDDTDAVRGALARADGQGLEQSLRDGLRTRLGRSHSDGTELSTGQWQKLAVARSMMRETPRLLVLDEPTASLDAETEYRLFRHYAEAARTVTADGRGVVVVITHRLGSVRFADRIVVMAGGRIVESGSHDELMAAGGRYADLYRAQADAYAIEGPPAADQKESGDSGEHTPQPL